From a region of the Prosthecobacter vanneervenii genome:
- a CDS encoding AAA family ATPase, giving the protein MTPTLCILGGCNGAGKTTLARELLPRLGIMRFLNADEIARGLSPLDPSLTAFKAGRLLIEEARGLIAAKASFAIESTLSGKTYVAMIREAKAQGYRFLLHYIMIGSGDQAVGRVALRVKMGGHHVPDEDVRRRFDRSRKHFMQDYLPLADEWVLWDNALPPHRQIADSSTHNLEQLQTMLASTKVQEVPPMEMSEMVRIGLEASRVATEKMMDYYKRMGIKVTPQMTLVPEKPKRVRRK; this is encoded by the coding sequence ATGACACCGACATTGTGCATTCTGGGTGGCTGCAACGGGGCTGGCAAAACCACGCTCGCCCGCGAGCTGCTGCCGCGTCTTGGCATCATGCGCTTTCTCAATGCAGATGAGATCGCGCGGGGGCTTTCGCCGCTGGATCCGAGCCTTACGGCATTCAAGGCGGGGAGGCTGCTGATAGAAGAGGCGCGAGGTTTGATCGCGGCGAAGGCGAGCTTTGCGATTGAGTCCACACTGAGCGGTAAAACGTATGTCGCGATGATTCGGGAGGCGAAGGCGCAGGGGTATCGTTTTCTGCTGCATTACATCATGATTGGCTCTGGCGATCAGGCGGTTGGGCGTGTGGCGCTGCGGGTGAAGATGGGCGGTCACCATGTGCCTGATGAGGATGTGCGCCGCCGGTTTGACAGGAGCCGGAAGCATTTCATGCAGGATTATCTGCCGCTTGCCGATGAGTGGGTGCTGTGGGACAATGCCTTGCCACCGCATCGTCAGATTGCGGACAGCAGCACTCATAACCTCGAACAACTCCAGACCATGCTTGCTTCCACTAAAGTTCAGGAAGTTCCGCCGATGGAAATGTCGGAGATGGTGCGCATCGGTCTCGAAGCCAGCCGAGTAGCGACGGAGAAGATGATGGACTACTACAAGCGCATGGGGATCAAGGTGACGCCGCAGATGACGCTGGTGCCAGAGAAGCCGAAGCGGGTGAGGCGGAAGTAG
- a CDS encoding arylsulfatase has product MKRLLLLTLLLLGAFAHAADKPNIIFILADDMGYGDAGCFGQKTLTTPHLDKMAAQGMKFTRMYAGCTVCAPSRCVLMTGLHTGHCRVRGNGEGHIPDDDLTLPKVLKSAGYHTACIGKYGLGKPIPLDDPQRKGFDEFFGYVGTSHAHNFYTKALVRNGKIVELPNTVIPGSAKDAKDYSDSDLVGTGVAPLDGRKAWVPQLLADDVQRYLGERAKAKEPFFLYYAFNIPHANNEAGKNSPLGHGMESPDYGEFKDKDWPDAEKGFAQFMRFLDNEVGKVLSRLKELGLAENTLVMFSSDNGPHQEGGHQSDFFNSNGDFKGIKRDMTDGGIREPFIAWWPGRIKAGTTSEHVCGFQDILPTLADLSLTKLSSDPQLDGISFAPTLLGKSDQQQHSHLYWAFDEQGGKIAVLKWPWKLIHLNTGAAPKNPKAKGKPKPLEKLLYNLETDIGEEKNLAAEKPEIVVELEKLMQASYRAP; this is encoded by the coding sequence ATGAAGCGCCTTCTCCTCCTCACCCTGCTCCTCCTCGGCGCATTCGCCCACGCTGCGGACAAGCCCAACATCATCTTCATCCTCGCCGATGACATGGGCTATGGTGATGCTGGCTGCTTCGGCCAGAAAACACTCACCACGCCCCATCTCGACAAAATGGCCGCACAGGGCATGAAGTTCACCCGCATGTACGCCGGCTGCACCGTCTGCGCCCCGTCGCGCTGCGTCCTCATGACCGGCCTGCACACCGGCCACTGCCGCGTGCGTGGCAACGGCGAAGGCCATATCCCCGACGACGACCTCACGCTTCCCAAGGTCCTCAAATCCGCCGGCTACCACACCGCCTGCATCGGCAAATACGGCCTCGGCAAACCCATCCCCCTCGACGACCCGCAGCGCAAAGGCTTCGATGAATTCTTCGGCTACGTCGGCACCAGCCACGCGCATAACTTCTACACCAAAGCCCTCGTCCGAAACGGCAAGATCGTTGAGCTCCCCAACACCGTCATCCCCGGCTCCGCCAAAGATGCCAAAGATTACTCCGACAGCGACCTCGTCGGCACCGGCGTCGCTCCTCTCGATGGCCGCAAAGCCTGGGTCCCCCAGCTCCTTGCCGATGACGTCCAGCGCTACCTCGGCGAACGCGCCAAAGCCAAAGAGCCCTTCTTTCTCTACTACGCCTTCAATATCCCCCACGCCAACAACGAGGCTGGCAAAAACTCGCCCCTCGGCCACGGAATGGAATCCCCCGACTACGGCGAATTTAAAGACAAGGACTGGCCCGATGCCGAAAAAGGCTTCGCCCAGTTCATGCGCTTCCTCGACAACGAGGTTGGCAAAGTCCTCTCCCGCCTCAAAGAACTCGGCCTCGCCGAAAACACCCTCGTCATGTTCTCCAGCGACAACGGCCCCCATCAGGAGGGCGGTCATCAAAGCGACTTCTTCAACAGCAACGGCGACTTCAAAGGCATCAAGCGCGACATGACCGACGGCGGCATCCGCGAGCCCTTCATCGCCTGGTGGCCCGGCAGGATCAAAGCAGGCACCACCAGCGAACACGTCTGCGGCTTTCAAGACATTCTCCCCACCCTGGCGGATCTCAGCCTCACCAAACTCAGCAGCGATCCCCAGCTCGACGGCATCTCTTTTGCCCCCACCCTCCTTGGCAAATCAGATCAGCAACAGCACTCCCACCTTTACTGGGCCTTCGATGAACAGGGCGGCAAGATCGCCGTTCTCAAATGGCCCTGGAAACTCATCCACCTCAACACCGGCGCAGCTCCGAAAAACCCAAAAGCCAAAGGCAAGCCCAAGCCCCTCGAAAAACTCCTCTACAATCTCGAAACCGACATCGGCGAAGAAAAGAACCTCGCTGCCGAAAAGCCTGAAATCGTCGTCGAACTGGAAAAACTCATGCAGGCCTCATACCGCGCGCCTTAA
- a CDS encoding flavodoxin family protein has protein sequence MNKVLVLYDSRSGNVAKMAALVAEGAGQVPETEVRVRHVDEATAEDVVWCDGLAVGSPTNMGILSWKMKRFWDETMADKWLEVDGKIACAFSSAGGWGGGMEMACQSILTVLMNFGFLVFGVTDYSGRKMTLHYGAVASKEPREEETQEACRILGRRLAEWTALYVHGRKDQNPLTKGVKRLCPGDFVEDKTQQA, from the coding sequence ATGAACAAAGTCCTCGTCCTCTATGACTCCCGCAGTGGCAATGTCGCGAAGATGGCTGCTTTGGTGGCGGAAGGGGCGGGGCAGGTACCGGAGACGGAGGTGCGGGTGAGGCATGTGGATGAGGCGACGGCGGAGGATGTGGTGTGGTGCGACGGGCTGGCGGTGGGGAGCCCGACGAACATGGGGATTCTGTCGTGGAAGATGAAGCGCTTCTGGGACGAGACGATGGCGGACAAGTGGCTGGAGGTGGACGGTAAGATCGCGTGCGCTTTCAGCAGTGCAGGCGGCTGGGGAGGGGGCATGGAGATGGCGTGTCAGTCGATCCTGACGGTACTCATGAATTTTGGGTTCCTGGTGTTTGGCGTGACGGACTACTCGGGCCGGAAGATGACGCTGCATTATGGCGCGGTGGCCTCGAAGGAACCGCGTGAGGAGGAGACGCAGGAGGCGTGTCGGATTCTGGGGCGTCGGCTGGCGGAGTGGACGGCGCTATATGTGCATGGGCGCAAGGATCAGAATCCGCTGACGAAGGGTGTGAAGCGGTTGTGTCCGGGTGATTTTGTGGAAGATAAGACGCAACAGGCATGA
- the recJ gene encoding single-stranded-DNA-specific exonuclease RecJ, with protein MSDPVPISIRPPRWLLKPAVEGAAELAADMGLPPLMAQLLVQRGLTTVEEARDFLVPKLATLGDPTVLPEMGLAVNRILRAVDAKESIVLYGDYDVDGVTSMALMHLILKAYGLDTHLFLPTRMEEGYGLSMDGIAKCYEQFGKPALFIALDCGTTSLKEVAKLRADGVDCVIIDHHELSPLGRPDCLALVNPKLGTAHHYFCTAGLVFKVSHALLKARMIPGYDLKETLDLVALGTVADLVPLIDENRLLVRRGLEALAQTTRHGLKALKQIAGVDGIVQTHHVGFRLGPRLNAAGRLDTAATALQLLLAADPDEGAMLAELLEAHNKDRQNVEQQVHAEAEAMLAGIGDLESVSAIVLGSRSWHPGVIGIVASRISRLCHRPTILVSIDENGIGKGSGRSIPGFSLVEAIDICRAHLLGGGGHAMAAGISVHEDKIDSFRTAFQEAAREALSKEAMTAVLELDAEVKLRDLSLSFFESYKLLEPFGQKNPEPLFLCRNVKPKLPGRIMKDKHLRIILTQEGASMEARWFNAPIGRLPPAPWDVAMRIQRGWFRGVEQWQLTLEAVRTAESVQRG; from the coding sequence ATGTCCGACCCCGTCCCCATTTCCATACGTCCGCCGCGCTGGCTGCTCAAGCCTGCCGTGGAGGGCGCTGCGGAGCTGGCGGCAGACATGGGGCTGCCTCCGCTCATGGCACAGTTGCTCGTGCAGCGCGGACTCACTACCGTGGAAGAGGCGCGCGATTTCCTCGTACCCAAGCTCGCCACGCTCGGAGACCCCACTGTGCTGCCAGAGATGGGCCTGGCCGTCAATCGCATCCTCCGTGCTGTGGACGCTAAAGAAAGCATCGTGCTTTATGGCGACTACGATGTGGACGGCGTCACCTCCATGGCGCTGATGCATCTCATCCTGAAGGCCTATGGGCTCGACACACACCTCTTCCTGCCCACCCGCATGGAGGAAGGCTACGGACTGAGCATGGACGGCATCGCCAAATGCTACGAGCAGTTTGGCAAGCCCGCTCTCTTCATCGCTCTGGACTGCGGCACCACCTCGCTCAAAGAAGTGGCCAAGCTGCGCGCAGATGGCGTGGACTGCGTCATTATTGACCACCACGAGCTCTCCCCCCTCGGCCGTCCGGACTGCCTGGCGCTGGTGAATCCCAAGCTCGGCACCGCCCACCACTACTTCTGCACTGCAGGTCTTGTTTTCAAAGTCTCCCACGCCCTGCTCAAGGCGCGTATGATTCCCGGCTACGATCTCAAGGAGACGCTCGACCTCGTGGCCCTGGGCACCGTGGCAGACTTGGTGCCGCTCATTGACGAAAACCGCCTCCTCGTGCGGCGCGGGCTCGAAGCCCTGGCACAGACGACACGCCACGGCCTCAAGGCCCTCAAGCAGATCGCCGGGGTGGATGGCATCGTGCAGACCCATCACGTAGGCTTTCGTCTTGGCCCTCGTCTCAATGCCGCAGGGCGCCTCGACACCGCCGCTACCGCCTTGCAGCTCTTGCTGGCTGCTGATCCCGATGAAGGTGCCATGCTGGCCGAGCTCCTCGAAGCCCACAACAAAGATCGCCAAAACGTCGAGCAGCAGGTGCATGCCGAGGCCGAAGCTATGCTCGCCGGTATCGGTGATCTCGAGTCCGTCTCCGCCATCGTCCTGGGCTCGCGCTCTTGGCACCCGGGCGTCATCGGCATTGTAGCCTCCCGCATCTCACGCCTCTGCCACCGCCCCACCATCCTGGTCTCCATTGATGAAAACGGCATCGGCAAAGGCAGCGGCCGCAGCATTCCCGGCTTCTCCCTCGTCGAGGCCATCGACATTTGCCGTGCCCACCTGCTCGGCGGCGGCGGCCACGCCATGGCCGCAGGTATCTCCGTCCACGAGGACAAGATCGACTCCTTCCGCACCGCCTTTCAGGAAGCCGCCCGCGAGGCCCTCAGCAAGGAGGCCATGACCGCCGTGCTGGAACTCGATGCCGAGGTCAAGCTGCGCGATCTCTCTCTGAGCTTCTTCGAAAGCTACAAGCTCCTCGAACCCTTCGGCCAGAAAAACCCGGAGCCCCTCTTTCTCTGCCGCAATGTGAAGCCCAAGCTCCCGGGCCGCATCATGAAGGACAAGCACCTGCGCATCATCCTCACCCAGGAGGGAGCCTCCATGGAGGCACGCTGGTTCAATGCCCCCATCGGCAGGCTACCCCCCGCCCCGTGGGATGTGGCCATGCGTATCCAGCGCGGCTGGTTCCGTGGCGTGGAGCAGTGGCAGCTCACCCTGGAGGCCGTCCGCACCGCAGAATCCGTTCAGCGTGGGTGA
- a CDS encoding DUF1287 domain-containing protein, giving the protein MAQTAAPSFAERLVQAALERVKHTVRYDPAYVVLDYPRGDVPADTGVCTDEVIRSYRALGIDLQKLVHEDMKRAFDSYPKIWGLRSTDKNIDHRRVPNLQTFFKRRGAALPVTQRAEDYLPGDIITCTVPENLPHIAIVVPATDGSATPWIVHNIGSGPRHENRLFEFPITGHYRYHPR; this is encoded by the coding sequence ATGGCGCAGACTGCTGCGCCGTCCTTTGCCGAGAGGCTGGTGCAGGCGGCGCTGGAGCGGGTGAAGCATACGGTGCGCTACGATCCTGCGTATGTGGTGCTGGATTATCCGAGAGGAGATGTGCCTGCGGATACGGGCGTGTGCACGGATGAGGTGATCCGCAGCTACCGGGCGCTGGGCATTGATCTGCAAAAGCTGGTGCACGAGGACATGAAGCGGGCCTTTGATTCATACCCGAAAATCTGGGGCCTGCGCAGCACGGACAAAAACATCGACCACCGGAGAGTGCCGAATCTGCAGACGTTTTTCAAACGACGCGGGGCAGCGCTGCCGGTGACGCAGAGGGCGGAGGATTATCTGCCCGGAGACATCATCACCTGTACGGTGCCGGAGAATCTACCGCATATTGCCATCGTGGTGCCTGCTACCGATGGCAGTGCGACGCCATGGATCGTGCACAACATCGGCAGCGGACCCAGGCATGAGAACCGGCTGTTTGAGTTTCCGATTACCGGGCACTACCGGTATCACCCACGCTGA
- a CDS encoding DUF3592 domain-containing protein: MSQNQFASQSGRLWLGAMGVFLIIAGSFFAWRMWLSYEKAQMTRKWVQVPCRIVSSKVVGERPTPHTDPAHRVEIRYEYEFAGSKHRSTRIRQVEAAPTPHLDVAMQRQQEFPPGTERVCYVNPTAPDEAVLQHGSRAALYSIWFPLLFVAGGVGMVRGALRRAV, from the coding sequence ATGTCGCAGAATCAATTTGCATCTCAATCAGGCCGCTTGTGGCTGGGAGCGATGGGAGTGTTCCTCATCATCGCCGGATCATTCTTTGCCTGGCGCATGTGGCTCTCGTATGAAAAGGCGCAGATGACGCGCAAGTGGGTGCAGGTGCCGTGCCGAATCGTGTCGTCCAAAGTGGTGGGCGAGCGCCCGACTCCGCACACGGATCCCGCGCACCGGGTGGAGATCCGCTATGAGTATGAATTTGCAGGCAGCAAGCACCGCAGCACACGCATCCGTCAAGTGGAGGCAGCGCCTACGCCGCATCTGGATGTGGCGATGCAGAGGCAGCAGGAGTTTCCTCCCGGCACGGAGCGAGTGTGTTATGTGAATCCGACAGCACCGGATGAGGCGGTGCTGCAGCATGGCTCGCGGGCTGCGCTGTATTCCATCTGGTTTCCGCTGCTGTTTGTGGCAGGCGGGGTGGGGATGGTACGCGGGGCTTTAAGGCGCGCGGTATGA
- a CDS encoding Gfo/Idh/MocA family protein → MNRRRLLASLPAVFVTSSLAAADSKLRVAIIGHTGRGSYGHGLDTMWLKIPTVEIAAVADADEKGLAGELKKLGVSKGFADYKAMLSETKPDLVAIGPRHIDQHRDMLLAAIQAGAKGVYIEKPFCRSLEEVDEVIAAADKAGTKIAIAHRNRYHPALPVVAKLIQDGVIGRVLEMRGRGKEDTRGGSLDLWVLGCHIFNLATFFGGAPQACSATVLQAGNPVTKADVKEGDEGIGSLAGNEVHARFELAGGMPLFFDSIQSAGTKEAGFGLQIIGTKGIIDFRIDKEPVAHLCTGSPFDPAAKEPRKWVPITTAGVDKAEPIADLGKKLSSHEAAGLDLIAAIQEKRAPLCNAAQGRETIEMISAIFESHRLNGQRVAFPLKTRVNPLTLL, encoded by the coding sequence ATGAACCGCCGCCGTCTCCTCGCCTCCCTGCCTGCCGTATTTGTCACCTCAAGCCTGGCCGCCGCTGATTCCAAGCTCCGGGTTGCTATCATCGGACACACCGGACGAGGCAGCTATGGTCACGGTCTTGATACCATGTGGCTCAAGATTCCCACGGTCGAAATCGCTGCAGTCGCGGATGCGGACGAAAAAGGGCTGGCTGGCGAGCTGAAGAAGCTGGGGGTGAGCAAAGGGTTTGCCGATTACAAGGCCATGCTGTCAGAGACCAAGCCGGACCTCGTGGCAATCGGGCCGAGGCACATCGACCAGCACCGTGACATGCTGCTGGCGGCGATTCAGGCCGGGGCGAAGGGCGTTTATATTGAGAAGCCGTTTTGCCGCAGCCTGGAGGAGGTGGACGAGGTCATCGCGGCAGCGGACAAGGCGGGTACCAAGATCGCCATCGCGCACCGCAACCGCTACCATCCTGCGCTGCCGGTGGTGGCAAAGCTGATCCAGGATGGTGTCATAGGGCGTGTGCTGGAAATGCGCGGACGTGGCAAGGAGGATACGCGTGGAGGCTCGCTGGATCTTTGGGTGCTGGGCTGCCATATCTTTAATCTGGCCACGTTTTTTGGTGGGGCGCCGCAAGCATGCAGCGCCACCGTGCTGCAAGCGGGGAATCCCGTGACCAAGGCGGACGTGAAGGAGGGGGACGAAGGAATTGGCTCGCTGGCTGGCAATGAGGTGCATGCACGCTTTGAACTGGCGGGCGGCATGCCGCTCTTCTTTGATTCGATCCAGAGCGCAGGCACGAAAGAGGCGGGGTTTGGCCTGCAGATCATCGGCACCAAGGGAATTATTGATTTCCGCATCGACAAAGAGCCTGTGGCACATCTGTGCACGGGGAGTCCGTTTGACCCGGCGGCCAAGGAGCCACGGAAGTGGGTGCCGATCACCACAGCGGGGGTGGATAAGGCTGAGCCCATCGCGGATCTGGGGAAAAAGCTCTCCAGCCATGAGGCGGCGGGGCTGGATCTGATCGCGGCGATTCAGGAAAAGCGTGCGCCGCTTTGTAATGCTGCGCAGGGGAGGGAGACCATCGAGATGATCAGCGCCATTTTTGAATCCCATCGCCTGAACGGGCAGCGGGTGGCCTTTCCGCTGAAGACGCGGGTGAATCCGCTCACGCTGCTCTAA